The genomic region TATACAGTGTGAGGCGGCAACAGAATATGCCCATGCATGAAAGGATCATCCCGTATTTAGAGCGGGCTGGATTGTACCATTTGGCTAGGCTAAATAGCCAATGGTTCTGGTTGGATGAGCCACTCGTTAGTGCGTTCGTTGAGAGGTGGCGTCCTGAGACGCATACGTTCCACATGCCTTTCGGAGAATGCACAGTGACATTGCAGGATGTGGCATTTCAGCTAGGGCTTCCTGTGGATGGGGAGGCTGTGAGTGGTTGCCTTGGTGAGTTTGAGACATACATGGAGGGTGGCCGACCAGCTTGGGAGTGGTTTGAGGACCTATTCGGTGAGTGGCCCCCACCGAATAAGGTCAAGCAGATGACAGTACACTTTACATGGTTCCACGAGAGGTTTAGGGTGCTACCAGCAGATGCGAGTGAGGAGACTGTCCGCATCTACGCACGGGcctacatcatgatgttgttaTCGACTCAGTTATTTGGGGACAAGAGTGCGAACCGGGTTCATATACGATGGTTGCCATTTGTGGCAAACCTTGATGGCATGGGGAGGTATAGCTGGGGTTCGGCCGCTTTGGCGTGGCTGTACCGATGTATGTGTCGAGTAGCAAACAGAAATGTGACTAATCTTGCGGGCCCGCTCCAGTTACTTCAGAGTTGGATATTCTGGCGGTTTCCGTCTCTTAGGCCGGCCGGGTTTGAGGTTTTCTCTTTCCCGCTGGCATCAAGGTATGGGTTATGCTTTTTTAAGTTTAACAAATTTATTGGGCATATTTTAAATTTCGTGTCTCATATGACTTAAATTTAGGTGGTCTGCCTACTTACCTCCTAATGATGGAAAGGAGCAGAGGGTCATTAGGTATCGGCTTGCATTGGATCGACTGACCGCTCGTGATGTAAGTTTTATAGCAGCAAGAGTTTTACTTTTTGTTTGATCTCTATTCGTGACTAGATATATACTTGTTATTGTAGTCCTTGATGAGTTCTTAAATTTCAGATTGTGTGGGAGCCCTACTCCGCGCTTGATGTACTTGCCGTGGTCCATCCAGAGATACTTACAGAGGAGCACAGTCGCATGTGGCGAGCCGTGACTGCCTTGATATACTTTGCGGTCATCGAGTGGCATCAGGTTGACAGGGTTGTTCCACAGCTAGGTGGAGTACAACATATCCCCGAGGATGCTTTGAACGTAGACTGGCTGCATGCTAAGGACGGTAGGGGTGGCGATAGGTGGTTTCCCCACTACTATCAGAAATGGCATGAGCATTGGGAGAACCGACTTGATGCCGTCATTTCCATTGAGCGAGTGGCAGATCCTGGCCCATCTGCAGATTACCTAGATTGGTGGTACCGAGAGGCTCAGCGATTCCTTAGCCCTGGGGCTGCATTTGCCGATCCTAGAGGCACCCAGATACCTCCGGAGGCATATCAGAGAGGATCCTCCCAGGTTCCACGCAGATCACAGCTACCTGATATGCCGGACAACCGTCGTGTTGAGAGACGCCGTCGTGTTGGTACTAGGGACACCGGTCGAGAGTGGAGGTGGTTACATGATGCGATGCAGGAGGATGACGCAGGCGGAGATGCTAGAGCTGAGGTCCATCACCGTGTTCGTCGGGCTAATGCCAGACGTGGGAGAACTCCGGATGATACACAGCACGCAGGCGGAGTTAGTGGGTTTGCAACGACTGAGGCTGTAGGGGATACATTCACTAGCAGAGCTTATTCTCAGATGCCGGAGTTCACACCGACCATGACTATGGATTTAGATGATCAGCTGGTCAGTCCACGGTTTTATGCAGACTTTGCTGAGTTGATTAGGGATGATGCTGGCACGTCGAATGTGCAGTTTGGTGGCCAGTCTTACCAGCAGCAGATGCCGGATGTGCAGATGGAGACCGGAGCTTACTAGCCACAGTTGACAGAGATGCATTCCCAGCCACATGATTATCAGGGTCAGTATGGGGTAGATCTGAACGTGCCTGCAGGTAGTCCGTTGGATACTTGGTTCACTATGGGGGGCACCCCCCAGTCCGCGTTCGGGTTAGACCCTCCACGTGATGATGTTGGACAGGAGGCAGCCCGACCGACTCGAGTCAGACGTCCAGCTCGATGTGGGACAGGATCTCATCTCCTTGGTGACTTTCATGATGTTGCGAGGGATGATCGCGATGGTTAGCACCATGTGTTGTTGTTTTTTATTTCTCGCTATGTAGTTTATTTTCTGATTTAggacttttatgtattttttatttttggatgacTGTTATTTTGGGTACTTGTTACTTTATGTTTTATGCCCGTTGGACCTTATG from Arachis ipaensis cultivar K30076 chromosome B02, Araip1.1, whole genome shotgun sequence harbors:
- the LOC110269126 gene encoding serine/threonine-protein phosphatase 7 long form homolog: MPMHERIIPYLERAGLYHLARLNSQWFWLDEPLVSAFVERWRPETHTFHMPFGECTVTLQDVAFQLGLPVDGEAVSGCLGEFETYMEGGRPAWEWFEDLFGEWPPPNKVKQMTVHFTWFHERFRVLPADASEETVRIYARAYIMMLLSTQLFGDKSANRVHIRWLPFVANLDGMGRYSWGSAALAWLYRCMCRVANRNVTNLAGPLQLLQSWIFWRFPSLRPAGFEVFSFPLASRWSAYLPPNDGKEQRVIRYRLALDRLTARDIVWEPYSALDVLAVVHPEILTEEHSRMWRAVTALIYFAVIEWHQVDRVVPQLGGVQHIPEDALNVDWLHAKDGRGGDRWFPHYYQKWHEHWENRLDAVISIERVADPGPSADYLDWWYREAQRFLSPGAAFADPRGTQIPPEAYQRGSSQVPRRSQLPDMPDNRRVERRRRVGTRDTGREWRWLHDAMQEDDAGGDARAEVHHRVRRANARRGRTPDDTQHAGGVSGFATTEAVGDTFTSRAYSQMPEFTPTMTMDLDDQLVSPRFYADFAELIRDDAGTSNVQFGGQSYQQQMPDVQMETGAY